In Tenacibaculum sp. 190524A02b, the genomic stretch AATCCATAACTTTGAAGAAGTTGGAATTCGAGTAGAAAAAGCGCGTTGGGGAAGGTTTAATGTTATTAAAGGTAAGATAAAAGTTGAATTACCTAAAACAACAGAAATAGAGAAGTTGACCCAAGAAGAGGCGGTTAAAATGATAGAAGCTAAAACACCTAAAAAGAAAACTGTTAAAAAAAAGAAATAAACTAAAGTGTCGCATACTAATAAGTTTTTATTATATTGCGATATCTTTTAATCCCCTTAAATAGATGAATGTTGATTTTTTCTCACCGATTAATGACTCGGTAGTATCACATGTTATGTCGCAACCATCAATGGTTTTAGGAAAAATCGTTGAGCTTTACACAAAAGAAAATGGTTGGCCTGATTTATCAGATGTCAGGTTAGCTGTGATAGGAGTTGCTGAAGGAAGAGGGACAAATCAATATAATTGCGATGAAGGGTTATATCACATAAGAAAACAATTGTATTCATTGTATGCAGGGAATTGGCATTCAAAAATTGTTGACTTAGGAGATATAGAACAAGGAGCGACAATACAAGATACATATTTTGCCTTGTCCTCAATTATAACTTCACTGCTAAAACAAAACATCATACCTATTGTAATTGGAGGGAGTCAGGATTTGACCTATGCTGTGTATAGAGCATATGACGCTTTAGAACAAACTGTAAATCTAGTATCTGTAGATAGTAGATTTGATATTGGTAGTTCTGAAGAGAGTCTGTTGTCAAGATCTTTTTTGAGTAAAGTAATAATGGAAGAACCCAATAATTTATTTAATTACAGTAATATTGGGTACCAAACATATTTTAATTCACAAGAAGAAATTGGACTTTTGGATAAGTTATATTTTGACGCCTATCGATTAGGGGAAGTAAAAGATATAACTCTGGTTGAGCCAATATTGAGAGATGCAGATATCGTTAGTATAGATATTGGTTGTGTTAGGCAAAGTGAAGCCCCGGGAAATGAAAATGCATCACCTAATGGATTTTATGGTGAAGATTTATGCGCAATAGCAAGATATGCAGGGATAAGTGACAAAGTTAGCTCTTTTGGTGTCTATGAATATAGTAGCACTTTAGATAATAATAATCAAACATCTAAGTTAATAGCACAAGCTATATGGTATTTTATAGAAGGAGTTAACTATAGAGCTAATGATTATCCATACGCAACAAAGGAGAGTTATCAGAAATATACAGTAGTATTGGAAGATGATGATCCATTAAACTTTTATAAAAGTGATAAAAGTGGGCGTTGGTGGATGGAAATAAATTTAATATCGAATAATAAACACAAAAGACATGCGTTAATACCATGTAACTATCGGGATTATGAACAAGCATTGAATCATAAAATACCGAAAAGATGGTTTAAAGCATTGCAAAAACTTACGTAAACGTAAGTTATTTTTGAGAAATAATTTTTTATAACACGTAATTGTTTTTTAATAAAAAAAATAATAGGTTTACGCCTCTTTTTTAAGAAAGGAATAAAGTATGAAGAAATTAGCAGCATTTGCATTATTAGTATCTATCGTTTACGCCTGTGGTGGTTCAGGAGGTGATAGAGGAGAGTTAGTAGGAGAAAAGTCAAAAAGAAAATGGTTTGCTGAAAAACCATATGGAATGGCTAAGATACCTGGAGGTTCTTTTACAATGGGTAAACAGGATGAAGATCCGTTAGGAGCAATGAATGCACCAACTAAAACGGTTACTGTACAGCCGTTTTATATGGATGAGTCAGAAATAACAAACAGCGAGTACAAACAGTTTGTTGTTTGGGTAAGAGATTCCATTACAAGAACAAAACTAGCATACCAAGCAGAATTTGCTTCTGGAGGAGATGAAGGAGCTGAAGGAGATAAGGCTACAGGTATTCAATTATATGCTTTTGCTTCTAAAGATACGGTGAATGAGAGTCCTTACGATAAATATATGCGTGAAAATTACTACGAAGTAGGTGAAGGACTGGATTCTTTAAAACCTTTAAATTGGGAGGAAGATATTATTTGGGAGCAAAGTGAATTTCCAGATGAAGATTACGTTGAAGTAATGGATTCATTATATATAAAAAAGGATGAAGCCTTAAATGGTATTAGGACTTTTAATACAGATTTATTAAATTACAGGTATTATTGGTTTGATAATGAAATGGCTGCTAGGTCTGGAAAGAATAGAAAAGAATTCATGAAAGATGAAGTGTTAAATATTTATCCAGATACCACAGTATGGATTAAAGATTTTAACTATTCATATAATGATCCAATGCACCAAGAATATTTTGCACACAAAGCTTATGAAAACTATCCAGTAGTAGGTGTTACATGGAAACAAGCAAAAGCTTTTTGTCATTGGAGAACAAAAAATAAAAATAGATACCAACGTTCAAAGAAAAAATTAGGTTTAGTACCAGCTTTTAGATTACCAACTGAAGCAGAGTGGGAGTATGCAGCACGTGGAGGATTGAATTACGCTAAGTATCCTTGGGGAGGTCCAAGTACAACTAGTGATAGAGGTTGCTTCTTAGCGAATTTTAAACCAGTTCGTGGAGATTATGCAGCAGATGGCGCTTTATATACTGTAGAAGCAGAATCTTATAACCCTAATGAATACGGCTTGTACAATATGGCAGGAAATGTGGCTGAATGGACAAATACAGCATACAACCAAATGTCTTATTACATGGGGTCAACAATGAATCCTAACGTAGAGAATAGAGAAAATAGAAGAAAAATAATCCGTGGAGGATCTTGGAAAGATGTAGCGTATTTCTTAGAAGTAAGTTCAAGAGATTGGGAATATGCAGATACAGCAAGAAGTTACATTGGGTTTAGAACAGTTCAAGATTATTTAGGAACAAATAAAAGTAAATAAGAGTTTAAACAAGAATAAATAGTAATAATTAAAAATTCCCTTAAAAAAAGTAAAAATTATGGCACAATCGAAATCAACTAAGAAATTATTTAATCTAGCGTACGGTCTAGGAGCGGCAATTGTAATTTTAGGAGCGTTATTCAAAATTTTACACTGGCCCTTTGGAAACGAAATGCTAATGGCTGGTATGATTACAGAAGCATTAGTATTTGCTTTATCTGCATTTGAACCAGTAGAAGAAGATTTAGATTGGACTAAAGTATATCCTGAATTAGCTGGTGGATCAACATCTAGAAAAGGTAAAAAAGAAGCCTCTCCAGATGAAGCACAAAGTATGTTATCTCAAAAATTAGATAATATTTTAAAAGAAGCTAAATTAGATGCAAATTTAATTTCAAGTTTAGGTGATAGTATTAAAAACTTCCAAGGAGCTGCTGAAGGATTAACAGCTACTTCTACTACGGTTTCTTCAACTAATCAATATAATGAGCAAATGTCTATGGCTGCTGCTAAGTTAGAGTCTTTAAACGGTTTATATGCTACTCAAGTAGAAAATGCTAGTAAACAAGCAGATTTAAACTCTGCATTAGTAGAAAACTCTCAGCGTTTACAAGAGCAAATGGATTCATTAGCTACAAACTTATCTTCATTAAATGGAGTATATGGAGGTATGTTATCTGCAATGTCTAATAAATAATTAGTTACTAGTTAACTTAAATCAAACTGATTAATATGGCAGGAGGAAAACTATCACCAAGGCAAAAGATGATTAACCTGATGTATCTTGTATTCATTGCAATGTTAGCAATGAACATGAGTAAAGAGGTTTTATCAGCTTTTGGATTAATGAACGAAAAATTAACTGAAGCTAATCAAAAAGCTTCAGAGAAAAATAAGCTAGGTTATGAAGCCTTAGCACAAAAAGCGTCAGAACAAGCTTTGCAATATGGAGAAGCTAAAGCAAAAACTGACGAGTTAAAGGTATTAGCTAATGAGTTATATGCATACATTGAGGATTTAAAATCTAAAATGACAGCAGATGTTAAGGACCCTAAGAAGTACGAGTCTATGGATAAATCTAAGTTTTTAGATGTGTACTTTTTTAAAGGAGGTAAAATTTCTTCTGAAGGAAAGGAATTTGTGTCTAAAATAGAGGCATTCAGAGATCAAGCAGCTAAATTATTAGAAGGGAAAGAAGTAGCAGATGTTATTTTAGATCGTTTTAATACAGATAAAGAAGAAAACAAGGATAAGAAGAAAGTTGAATGGTTAAAGTATCACTATGAAGGGTTCCCTTTAATAGCTTCTTTAACTAAGTTAACTCAAATTCAAGCTGATATTAAAGCTACGGAATCTGATGCTTTAAGTTCGTTGTTACAAAAAGAATTATCTGCAGCTGTGTCTATGACAAACTATGATGCAATGGTTGTATTTGAAAAGAATGCATATTATCCTGGAGAAAAATTATCAGGTAAAATTGTATTAGGTAAAAATGACCCTAACTTAACTGCTGAGAAAGTTATTCTTAACGGTAAAGAAATGTCTGAAGATAAAATTCAAGCAGGTCAAGTAATTTTAGATGGTCCAGCAGGAGCAGTTGGTGACAAAGAGTTAAAAGGAGAATTCCATTTTAAAGAAGGAGATTCTACTGTTGTAATTCCAATTAAAGGAGGTTATTCAGTAATTCCTAAGCCAAATGAAGCTGTTATCTCTGCTGATAAAATGAATGTTGTTTATCGTGGTTTAACAAATCCATTAACAATATCTATCCCTGGGATTCCTGGTAATAAAGTTAATGCGAGTGCTCCTGGATTAAGAAGAGTAAAAGGCAATAGTTATGCAATGAATCCTGGAAAAGGAGGAGAAGTAACTATTAGAGTTAGTGGTAAATTACCTAGTGGTGTAACAGTAAGTTCTAACAAAAAGTTTAGAATTAAAGATATTCCACCAGCAGTAGGTATGGTTCGTAACCAATATGGAACTGTTAAGATGCCTAAAGCAAGTGTAGCTAATGTTAGCGTGGCGGCTGGATTACCAGACTTTTTATTTGATTTAAAATTAAATGTATCTAGCTTTAAAATAAAAATTCCTGGACAAGTTACAATACCTGTGAACGGAACACGTTTAAGTGCTAGAGCTAGAAAGGCTTTAGGTAGAGCACGAAGAAATGATGTAATATCTATTTTTGATATCAAAGCATCAGTATCAGGTTCAAACTATAAAATTAGAAAAGTTTTACCTGTAAATATTGAAATTACAAATTAATAAGTAAAATAAGAAGAGTATGAATTGGAAGCGTTTTTATTTGGTTGCACTAACACTTGTAGTAACAAGTTTTGCAAGTGCACAGGCAAACCTTTTAAATGCTAAAAAGGTAAGCGAAATTGGATTTAAATCTGAAGAACAAATAGCTTCAGAAGATGATAGACCTTTGCCTTATGGGCATATTACAGATAGAGATGTATTATGGTCAAAAGTTGTATGGGAGTATGTAGACTTAAATCAAAAGTTAAATTTACCTTATTATTATCCAATTGATACGACTGGAGCAGGAAATAACAGACGTTCTTTATTTGATTCTTTATTAAAAGGAATTAGAGATGGTGAAATAAAAGAAGTATATGATGATTCTTATTTTACCACAAGAATTGGAATGGAGGAGATAAAACAAGTGACAGAAAATGAACGTGATGATGGGTATGGTAATATGGATCCGTATTTTATTAGATCTGAGGATATTAGAGGGTACTTGTTAAAAGGTATTTGGTATTTTGATAAGCGTCAAGGTGAGTTAAAATATCGTATGTTGGCTATTGCTCCAATGGGACCTGATGTGCAAGTTTTAGGAGTTGAGGAAATAGATGATAAAGATAGTGTGTATGAATTGTTTTGGGTTTTCTATCCAGATGCTAGAAATACATTACACAAGTCTAAAGTATTCAATCCATTGAATTCTGCTCAACCCATATCTTATGATAACTTATTAAATGCACGTAGATTTAATTCTACTATTGTAAAGGAAGAAAACCTTTATGGAGATAGAGAAATTAAAGATTATATACGTGGAAACTCGTTATTCCAATTGCTTGAAGCAAACAGAATTAAAGAAGGAATTCGAGATAGAGAAATGGATATGTGGAATTATTAAAAAATTAAATTAAAAAGAGGACAGTCCTCATAAAACTGTTCTCTTTTTTTTTAATACTGCTATGAAATCAAAAATTGTTAATTAATATAAGTAATCTATAGTTTTAGATTAAAAGCCACTCACTTATTAGAGTTTTTTTTGATTAAAATAGAAGTGTTTATAGTATTTTATAATTAACGCTCTAGTTATGAAAGAGCATCAAAAATCAATTTTATTATGAAAAAAGTATTTTTTTTGTCAGCTGCACTATTGACAGGTTTGGCGCTTATGTCTTTTGATAAAGAGACTAATTTAAACGATGATAATTCATCAGAAGATTCAACAGCATTTTGTACAATAAATCATAAACGCTACGCTACTGATTCAGATGGTACTAGGTATTTAGTTTATGAAAGAGTAGAGTCTTGTGATGGAAAGTATGTTATTAGATATATACATGGAACTGGTCCTACAGGAAGAATTTCTGAACAGTCCATTAGAGATGAAAGAGAAGGTCCTGAAATGGAAGGGGTTGAAGGAGAGCCTCCTACAGAAAAACAATCAATACAAGCTCCCAATGCTAAAGGTTTTTTAAATAAATTATTAAATATTGGTAGTTAGTTTTTAAACATTTTAATATATAAAATAAGGAAATAATATTATTTTATATTAAAGGTAGCAATTCAAAATTGCTACCTTTTGTTTCTGACTACATTTGCAAAATATGAGAGAAGTTGATTATATAATTGTAGGGTTAGGACTAGCTGGTTTAGCTTTTGTAGAAAAGTTATTAGAAAATAATTTAAGTTTTGTAGTTTTTGAAGATGCCTCAGAGGTTTCCTCAATAGTTGCTGGAGGTGTATACAATCCTGTCATCTTAAAAAGGTTTACACCAGCGTGGAATGGTCATAAGCAATTAGTATATGCATTACCTTTTTATGAAAAAATAGAAAAGAGATTACAAGTAAATTTTGATACTAAGTTTACAACAAGAAAGGTTTTTAACTCCATTTCAGACCAAAATAATTGGTTTACTGCTTTAGATAAACCTAATTTGTCATTATATATGAAGTCTGATATATTAAGAGATACTTTGGAAGGAGTATATGGTGATTTTGGTTTTGGAGAACTAGAGGGAACTGGAAAAATTGATACAAAACTTTTATTGGACAGCTATAAAAAAGATTTAGAAGAAAAAGGAAATTTAATTAGTGAAAGTTTTGTTTATGATAATTTAAAAATAGAAAAAGAACTATTGAATTATGAAAATATAAAAGCTAAAAAAATTGTTTTTAGCGAAGGTTATGGTTTAAAAAGAAATCCTTATTTCAATTACTTACCTTTAATGGGAACCAAAGGAGAGACGTTAACTATTATAGCTCCTGATTTAAATATTGACTTTTTATTAAAATCTAGTGTTTTTGTTTTGCCTTTAGGAAATGATAAATATAAAGTAGGAGCCACTTTTAATTGGACGGATAAAACTTCTTTACCAACAGAAGAAGGAAAAGAAGAACTAGTTAAAAAGCTAGAAAAAGTAATTTCAGTGCCTTATAAAATTATAGAGCAATCTGCAGGAATTAGACCTACAATAAAAGATAGAAAACCTTTAGTAGGAAAACATCCAGAATATGAAAATTTAGCAATTTTAAATGGATTAGGGACAAGAGGCGTCATGATAGCGCCAACTATTGCAAACAATCTGTTTAATCACCTAGAAAGCGGAATAGCTTTAGATAAAGAAATAAACATTACACGTTTTCAACAAAAAACAACCTAACTATACAAGATAATTAGATTGCTCATTTGTGTAGTAGTTTGAATAGATATCCAGCCCCCCGAAAGAATAAATAGATGCTACTACGGTTGTTTATTAGAAATTAATACTCAAATTAACTAATAAAATTAGGATTAATCGTGGGTATTAATACCCATAATTGGTTTACGTAAATAAGTGTTTATTTTTTTGAGTCCATAATAATAAAGCACCAGTTTTTGGAAGTAAATCTAATTTTAAAATAATTTTACTTCTATATTTTTCAATAGTTCTAGGAGATAAAAATAAGAGGCGTCCAATTTCTTTATTCGTTTTGTGTTCTGAAACTAATTTTAAAATCCTTCTTTCAGCAAGTGTAAACTCTTTTAAAACATTTTCATTATCTTCAGTAAAGTTCAGTGCATTTTTAATTTTCTGGCTAAAAAATGGTGTATTATTAAGGACAGACCTTATACACAAATCAATTTCTTCCAAAGCAAATTCTTTCAAAATATATCCATAAATATTACATTTCTTAGCTTGTAGATATAGTTGAACTTCTTTATGAAGTGTTATTAAAATAATTTTAGAATCTATATTTTGTTTTAAACATTCTTTAGCTATTTCTATACCTGTTAATTGGGGCATTTCAACATCTAGAATAGCTATTGAAGGTTGATTTTTTAATAGAAAATTTAAGGCAGATTTACCATTATTTCCAGTACCAACAATATTGTATTCTTTTTCTATTAATAAATCTTTCAGACCTTTAATTAAAATAGGATGGTCATCAGCTATGTAAATACTTGGTTTCATATTTTAGGGATTGAAATTTCTATTTTAGTTCCTTTATATATCTTAGAACTTATTTTGAGGTTTCCTTGTAAAAAGTTAACTCTATTTTTAATGTTTTTTAACCCTAGACTTTTATAGTCTTTATAACGGTCACAATAATCAAAACCAACACCATTATCTTCAACCGTCAATAAAATTTTTTTATGATTATTTATAATGCTAACTTTTCCAGAATCTGCTTTAGAATGTTTAATTATATTATTCAGACATTCTTGTATGATTCTATATATATTCATTTCTTTTTTAGAGCTTAATAAGTCATCTATATTATCAATATCACCAAAAATTAAAGTTTTTTTATAATGTTTATCCATTTCGTCAATTAAAGTATGAATGGATTTTGTGATACCAATTTGTTTTATTTGTAACGGCTGTAGGTTTCTTGAAATAACACGAATTTCATTAATAGCGTCATCTATTAGTTTACAACTTTTTTGATCTTTATTTAATAAAACTTGATTTTTAACTAACAATAATTTATGACCTAAACTGTCATGCATATCTTTAGAAACTCTTTTTCGTTCATTATCAAGAAATGAAAGTAGGTTTTGTGAATAGGAGT encodes the following:
- the gldN gene encoding gliding motility protein GldN yields the protein MNWKRFYLVALTLVVTSFASAQANLLNAKKVSEIGFKSEEQIASEDDRPLPYGHITDRDVLWSKVVWEYVDLNQKLNLPYYYPIDTTGAGNNRRSLFDSLLKGIRDGEIKEVYDDSYFTTRIGMEEIKQVTENERDDGYGNMDPYFIRSEDIRGYLLKGIWYFDKRQGELKYRMLAIAPMGPDVQVLGVEEIDDKDSVYELFWVFYPDARNTLHKSKVFNPLNSAQPISYDNLLNARRFNSTIVKEENLYGDREIKDYIRGNSLFQLLEANRIKEGIRDREMDMWNY
- a CDS encoding response regulator transcription factor translates to MKPSIYIADDHPILIKGLKDLLIEKEYNIVGTGNNGKSALNFLLKNQPSIAILDVEMPQLTGIEIAKECLKQNIDSKIILITLHKEVQLYLQAKKCNIYGYILKEFALEEIDLCIRSVLNNTPFFSQKIKNALNFTEDNENVLKEFTLAERRILKLVSEHKTNKEIGRLLFLSPRTIEKYRSKIILKLDLLPKTGALLLWTQKNKHLFT
- the gldL gene encoding gliding motility protein GldL, producing the protein MAQSKSTKKLFNLAYGLGAAIVILGALFKILHWPFGNEMLMAGMITEALVFALSAFEPVEEDLDWTKVYPELAGGSTSRKGKKEASPDEAQSMLSQKLDNILKEAKLDANLISSLGDSIKNFQGAAEGLTATSTTVSSTNQYNEQMSMAAAKLESLNGLYATQVENASKQADLNSALVENSQRLQEQMDSLATNLSSLNGVYGGMLSAMSNK
- the gldK gene encoding gliding motility lipoprotein GldK; amino-acid sequence: MKKLAAFALLVSIVYACGGSGGDRGELVGEKSKRKWFAEKPYGMAKIPGGSFTMGKQDEDPLGAMNAPTKTVTVQPFYMDESEITNSEYKQFVVWVRDSITRTKLAYQAEFASGGDEGAEGDKATGIQLYAFASKDTVNESPYDKYMRENYYEVGEGLDSLKPLNWEEDIIWEQSEFPDEDYVEVMDSLYIKKDEALNGIRTFNTDLLNYRYYWFDNEMAARSGKNRKEFMKDEVLNIYPDTTVWIKDFNYSYNDPMHQEYFAHKAYENYPVVGVTWKQAKAFCHWRTKNKNRYQRSKKKLGLVPAFRLPTEAEWEYAARGGLNYAKYPWGGPSTTSDRGCFLANFKPVRGDYAADGALYTVEAESYNPNEYGLYNMAGNVAEWTNTAYNQMSYYMGSTMNPNVENRENRRKIIRGGSWKDVAYFLEVSSRDWEYADTARSYIGFRTVQDYLGTNKSK
- the gldM gene encoding gliding motility protein GldM, translated to MAGGKLSPRQKMINLMYLVFIAMLAMNMSKEVLSAFGLMNEKLTEANQKASEKNKLGYEALAQKASEQALQYGEAKAKTDELKVLANELYAYIEDLKSKMTADVKDPKKYESMDKSKFLDVYFFKGGKISSEGKEFVSKIEAFRDQAAKLLEGKEVADVILDRFNTDKEENKDKKKVEWLKYHYEGFPLIASLTKLTQIQADIKATESDALSSLLQKELSAAVSMTNYDAMVVFEKNAYYPGEKLSGKIVLGKNDPNLTAEKVILNGKEMSEDKIQAGQVILDGPAGAVGDKELKGEFHFKEGDSTVVIPIKGGYSVIPKPNEAVISADKMNVVYRGLTNPLTISIPGIPGNKVNASAPGLRRVKGNSYAMNPGKGGEVTIRVSGKLPSGVTVSSNKKFRIKDIPPAVGMVRNQYGTVKMPKASVANVSVAAGLPDFLFDLKLNVSSFKIKIPGQVTIPVNGTRLSARARKALGRARRNDVISIFDIKASVSGSNYKIRKVLPVNIEITN
- a CDS encoding FAD-binding oxidoreductase translates to MREVDYIIVGLGLAGLAFVEKLLENNLSFVVFEDASEVSSIVAGGVYNPVILKRFTPAWNGHKQLVYALPFYEKIEKRLQVNFDTKFTTRKVFNSISDQNNWFTALDKPNLSLYMKSDILRDTLEGVYGDFGFGELEGTGKIDTKLLLDSYKKDLEEKGNLISESFVYDNLKIEKELLNYENIKAKKIVFSEGYGLKRNPYFNYLPLMGTKGETLTIIAPDLNIDFLLKSSVFVLPLGNDKYKVGATFNWTDKTSLPTEEGKEELVKKLEKVISVPYKIIEQSAGIRPTIKDRKPLVGKHPEYENLAILNGLGTRGVMIAPTIANNLFNHLESGIALDKEINITRFQQKTT
- a CDS encoding formimidoylglutamase; translated protein: MNVDFFSPINDSVVSHVMSQPSMVLGKIVELYTKENGWPDLSDVRLAVIGVAEGRGTNQYNCDEGLYHIRKQLYSLYAGNWHSKIVDLGDIEQGATIQDTYFALSSIITSLLKQNIIPIVIGGSQDLTYAVYRAYDALEQTVNLVSVDSRFDIGSSEESLLSRSFLSKVIMEEPNNLFNYSNIGYQTYFNSQEEIGLLDKLYFDAYRLGEVKDITLVEPILRDADIVSIDIGCVRQSEAPGNENASPNGFYGEDLCAIARYAGISDKVSSFGVYEYSSTLDNNNQTSKLIAQAIWYFIEGVNYRANDYPYATKESYQKYTVVLEDDDPLNFYKSDKSGRWWMEINLISNNKHKRHALIPCNYRDYEQALNHKIPKRWFKALQKLT